One Heliomicrobium gestii genomic region harbors:
- a CDS encoding CTP synthase, whose protein sequence is MQTKFIFVTGGVVSSLGKGITAASLGRLLKSRGLTVAIQKFDPYINIDPGTMSPYQHGEVFVTDDGAETDLDLGHYERFVDISLTKASNVTTGKIYWSVISKERKGEFLGGTVQVIPHITNEIKERVLRVARESNPDVVITEIGGTVGDIESLPFLEAIRQMKSDIGKERVAYIHVTLMPFIASAGELKTKPTQHSVKELRSIGIQPDVIVCRTEKAFPKELEEKIALFCDIEPEAVIQNVDCETIYEVPLLLKKEGLDDIIIEKLNLKCGEPDLKDWEALVQKIKNPQRQVTIGLVGKYVALPDAYMSVAESLRHAGLFHDAAVKIKWIYSADLEGAHPEEFLGDVDGILVPGGFGDRGIEGKITALQYAREKGIPMLGICLGMQLAVVEFSRHVLGWQDAHSSEFAEVTEHPVIDLLPEQKDVEEKGGTMRLGIWACRLNRNTKAWDAYQDEVIYERHRHRYEFNNTFRAALEKAGMTFSGTSPDGRLIEVVELKDHPWFVASQFHPEFKSRPNRPHPLFRDFINAALNQHEQQQ, encoded by the coding sequence ATGCAAACGAAGTTCATTTTTGTCACCGGCGGCGTCGTCTCCTCCCTGGGCAAAGGGATCACAGCCGCTTCCCTCGGCCGCCTGCTCAAAAGCCGCGGCCTCACAGTGGCCATCCAGAAGTTTGACCCCTACATCAACATCGACCCGGGCACCATGAGCCCCTACCAGCATGGCGAGGTATTTGTCACCGACGACGGGGCGGAAACAGACCTGGATCTGGGCCATTATGAGCGCTTTGTCGATATCAGCCTGACCAAGGCCTCCAACGTGACGACCGGCAAGATCTACTGGTCGGTCATCTCGAAAGAACGAAAAGGCGAGTTCTTGGGCGGCACGGTCCAGGTCATCCCCCACATCACCAACGAGATCAAAGAGCGGGTCCTGCGCGTCGCCCGCGAGAGCAACCCGGACGTGGTGATCACCGAGATCGGCGGCACCGTCGGCGACATCGAGTCGCTGCCCTTTTTGGAAGCGATTCGCCAGATGAAGTCGGACATCGGCAAGGAGCGCGTCGCCTACATCCATGTGACGCTGATGCCCTTCATCGCCAGCGCCGGCGAGTTGAAGACGAAACCGACGCAGCACTCCGTGAAAGAGCTGCGCAGCATCGGCATCCAGCCCGATGTGATCGTCTGCCGGACTGAAAAAGCCTTCCCCAAGGAACTGGAAGAAAAGATCGCCCTCTTCTGCGACATCGAGCCGGAAGCGGTCATCCAGAACGTCGACTGCGAGACCATCTACGAAGTGCCTTTGTTGCTGAAAAAAGAGGGCCTCGACGACATCATCATCGAAAAGCTGAACCTGAAATGCGGCGAGCCCGATCTGAAGGACTGGGAGGCCTTGGTGCAGAAGATCAAGAATCCCCAGCGCCAGGTCACCATCGGCCTCGTTGGCAAATATGTGGCCCTCCCTGACGCCTACATGAGCGTTGCCGAATCGCTCCGTCACGCCGGTCTTTTCCATGACGCCGCTGTGAAGATCAAGTGGATCTACTCGGCCGATCTGGAAGGGGCCCATCCGGAAGAGTTCCTGGGCGACGTGGACGGCATCCTTGTTCCCGGCGGCTTCGGCGACCGGGGCATCGAGGGCAAGATCACGGCCTTGCAGTATGCCCGGGAAAAGGGCATCCCCATGCTGGGCATCTGCTTGGGCATGCAGTTGGCTGTCGTCGAGTTCAGCCGCCATGTCCTCGGCTGGCAGGACGCCCATTCCAGCGAGTTCGCTGAAGTGACGGAACACCCGGTCATCGACCTGCTGCCGGAGCAGAAAGACGTGGAGGAAAAAGGCGGCACCATGCGTCTGGGCATCTGGGCCTGCCGGTTGAACCGCAACACCAAAGCCTGGGACGCCTATCAGGACGAGGTCATCTACGAGCGCCATCGCCACCGCTACGAATTCAACAACACCTTCCGGGCCGCCCTGGAGAAAGCCGGCATGACCTTCTCCGGCACCTCCCCTGATGGCCGACTCATCGAAGTGGTTGAATTGAAGGACCATCCCTGGTTCGTCGCTTCCCAGTTCCACCCTGAATTCAAGTCCCGGCCCAACCGGCCCCACCCCCTGTTCCGGGACTTCATCAACGCCGCGTTGAACCAGCACGAACAGCAGCAGTAA
- a CDS encoding Yip1 family protein: MEMEKRENEEEKDAFSPNPGDTGAAAPGTGPICPPAPPWSAWDYLYHVMVKPEQAFSMAAQEKPIRLAVAVVLITSVISLIVDLSLGNAGGLPDRLSSRLAGGAFEKMRASLSIVGFFFGIFFWFLRTGFYNLAGELMGGASNGKGLLVCLGLAHWPSILLAPLSLIGAYGPGGQVIEGLGRFALGLWTLFLEILAIRAALQLSSRRAVFLYFLLPLSVVLLTVIALILIAKLPALAPAALP, encoded by the coding sequence ATGGAGATGGAGAAACGGGAAAATGAGGAAGAAAAGGACGCCTTTTCTCCCAATCCGGGCGATACAGGCGCTGCCGCGCCGGGAACAGGCCCGATCTGCCCGCCCGCTCCGCCATGGAGCGCCTGGGACTATCTCTACCATGTGATGGTCAAGCCGGAACAGGCTTTTTCCATGGCGGCGCAGGAAAAGCCGATCAGATTGGCGGTAGCCGTTGTCTTGATCACGTCCGTCATCAGCCTGATCGTCGATCTGAGCCTGGGCAACGCCGGCGGCCTCCCTGATCGCCTTTCCTCCCGGCTGGCCGGCGGCGCCTTCGAAAAAATGCGTGCCAGTCTCAGCATCGTCGGCTTCTTTTTCGGCATATTTTTCTGGTTTCTCAGGACCGGTTTTTACAACCTCGCCGGCGAGTTGATGGGCGGCGCCAGCAACGGCAAAGGCCTGCTGGTTTGCCTCGGACTCGCCCACTGGCCCTCGATTCTCCTCGCTCCCCTGAGCTTGATCGGCGCCTATGGACCGGGCGGACAGGTGATCGAGGGATTGGGACGGTTTGCCCTGGGCCTTTGGACCTTGTTTCTCGAAATACTGGCGATCCGGGCGGCCTTGCAACTGTCCAGTCGACGAGCGGTCTTCCTGTACTTTCTGTTGCCCCTGTCAGTGGTTTTGCTGACCGTCATTGCCCTCATCCTCATCGCCAAGCTCCCAGCGCTGGCGCCAGCGGCGCTCCCCTAA
- the speD gene encoding adenosylmethionine decarboxylase, producing the protein MEIKSIKKLKLYGFNNLTKTLSFNMYDICYAKTPEHRKAYIEYIDEEYNSERLTNILIEVANIIGANILNIAKQDYDPQGASVTMLISEGKVEQEAGIGNGNGSEDGEGGDDDDAMVIPNAVAAHLDKSHITVHTYPESHPDKGISTFRADIDVSTCGEISPLKALNYLINSFSSDIVIADYRVRGFTRDVSGKKYFIDHKINSIQNYIAKDTRELYQMIDVNVYQDNIFHTKMLLKEFDLDNYLFGTAKKELLPGEKKKIKQRLKKEMYEIFSGRNIPKV; encoded by the coding sequence ATGGAGATTAAGTCGATTAAAAAGTTGAAGCTCTACGGATTTAACAACCTGACCAAGACATTGAGCTTCAATATGTATGATATCTGTTACGCCAAAACGCCGGAGCACCGCAAGGCGTACATCGAGTACATCGATGAGGAGTACAATTCGGAGCGCCTGACCAATATTTTGATCGAAGTGGCCAACATTATCGGCGCCAACATCCTGAATATCGCCAAGCAGGATTACGATCCCCAGGGCGCCAGCGTGACCATGCTGATCTCGGAGGGCAAGGTCGAGCAGGAAGCGGGAATCGGAAATGGAAACGGGAGTGAAGACGGGGAGGGCGGCGATGACGATGACGCCATGGTCATTCCCAATGCGGTGGCGGCCCATCTGGACAAGAGCCACATCACCGTGCACACCTACCCGGAAAGCCACCCGGACAAGGGGATCAGCACCTTCCGGGCGGATATCGATGTGTCGACTTGTGGTGAGATTTCTCCCTTGAAGGCGCTGAACTACCTGATCAACAGTTTCAGTTCCGACATCGTCATCGCTGACTACCGGGTGCGCGGCTTTACGCGCGACGTGAGCGGGAAGAAGTATTTCATCGATCACAAGATCAATTCGATCCAAAACTACATCGCCAAAGATACGCGCGAACTGTACCAAATGATCGATGTGAACGTCTATCAGGACAACATCTTTCACACCAAGATGCTGTTGAAAGAATTTGATCTGGACAACTATTTATTCGGAACGGCGAAGAAAGAATTACTGCCCGGTGAGAAGAAAAAGATCAAGCAGCGGCTCAAAAAAGAGATGTATGAGATCTTTTCGGGGCGGAACATTCCGAAAGTGTGA
- the alr gene encoding alanine racemase, whose product MSVMRPESAGVEERQREEAARGLGCWVEVDMDALAHNARAIRQYLGDEKIFYGVVKANAYGCGIVECARCLVENGVDRLAVTHVSEGVQLRQSGIDAPILVMAPFVAEEASELVRYDLTASVSAVEAALAIAREGRRQGRRKLPIHIKVETGLGRTGVFAEEAPSLVAAILGQDELYLEGAFTHLATAATGDVGHVHRQVARFREAVAAMEACAGAAIPVKHVANSAATMAFPQYHFDGVRVGTLLYGQPAGPVAAGLALRDVWRLKARVAHVATLPPGHGVGYGRAFVTGRETRVAVLPIGYVDGYQLEPVSMPVSLWDLAKVLLKTSAAYFGIGPLARSVRIGDRRAPVLGKVAMQMTMIDVTAIPDVQPGTVVQLPARRTVVALNVPRLHVSAETTRLSKLGGSQAAEWAAGS is encoded by the coding sequence ATGAGCGTGATGCGACCGGAGAGCGCTGGCGTCGAAGAACGGCAGCGGGAGGAAGCCGCCCGGGGGCTGGGGTGTTGGGTCGAGGTCGATATGGACGCCCTGGCCCACAACGCGCGAGCGATCCGGCAGTATCTGGGCGATGAAAAGATCTTCTACGGCGTCGTCAAAGCCAACGCCTACGGCTGCGGCATCGTCGAGTGCGCCCGTTGCCTCGTCGAGAACGGCGTCGACCGCCTGGCCGTTACCCATGTGAGCGAGGGCGTCCAACTGCGCCAAAGCGGGATCGACGCGCCCATCCTGGTGATGGCCCCCTTTGTGGCCGAAGAGGCGTCCGAGCTGGTTCGGTACGACCTGACGGCCAGCGTGAGCGCCGTCGAGGCGGCGCTGGCGATCGCCCGGGAGGGGCGGCGCCAGGGCCGGCGAAAACTGCCCATTCACATCAAGGTAGAAACGGGACTGGGCCGAACGGGGGTGTTTGCCGAGGAGGCGCCCTCGTTGGTGGCCGCCATCTTGGGTCAAGACGAGCTTTATCTGGAAGGGGCCTTCACCCACCTGGCGACGGCGGCCACCGGCGATGTGGGCCATGTTCACCGTCAAGTGGCGCGCTTTCGCGAGGCGGTGGCGGCGATGGAGGCCTGCGCCGGCGCGGCGATCCCGGTCAAACATGTGGCCAATTCGGCGGCAACGATGGCTTTTCCCCAGTACCATTTCGACGGGGTGCGCGTCGGCACGCTGCTCTATGGCCAGCCGGCCGGCCCCGTGGCCGCCGGCCTGGCCCTGCGCGACGTGTGGCGGCTAAAAGCCCGTGTGGCCCATGTGGCCACCCTGCCGCCGGGTCATGGCGTCGGCTATGGGCGCGCCTTTGTCACCGGCCGTGAAACCCGTGTGGCCGTGCTGCCCATCGGCTATGTGGACGGTTACCAGCTCGAACCGGTCAGCATGCCGGTGAGCCTCTGGGACTTGGCCAAGGTGCTCCTCAAGACGTCGGCCGCTTACTTCGGCATAGGGCCGCTGGCCCGGTCGGTCCGTATCGGCGACCGGCGCGCGCCGGTCCTGGGCAAGGTGGCCATGCAGATGACGATGATCGATGTGACCGCCATCCCGGATGTTCAGCCGGGCACGGTCGTCCAGCTTCCGGCGCGGCGAACCGTCGTGGCCTTGAATGTGCCGCGCCTCCATGTGAGCGCCGAGACGACGCGTCTTTCGAAGCTCGGCGGCAGCCAAGCGGCGGAATGGGCCGCCGGTTCGTGA
- the rpoE gene encoding DNA-directed RNA polymerase subunit delta, whose amino-acid sequence MSEPITTVNTGRRVSEMDVLFQLLKEKGENTHFRGLIVQALSRIGYEDPEDPKSIAAVYTQMNLDMRFVYFGNGLWGLRNWAPAKSARRIPTISLLNKTVEYEDGEGGDEEDYDDRDHDYGRGRDDDWERAE is encoded by the coding sequence GTGTCCGAACCCATCACCACCGTGAACACCGGCCGCCGGGTCTCTGAAATGGATGTTCTCTTCCAACTGCTGAAGGAGAAAGGGGAAAACACCCACTTCCGGGGTCTCATCGTGCAGGCCCTGTCCCGCATCGGTTACGAAGACCCCGAGGATCCCAAATCGATCGCCGCCGTCTACACCCAGATGAACCTGGATATGCGTTTCGTCTACTTTGGCAACGGCCTCTGGGGCCTGCGCAACTGGGCGCCGGCCAAGTCAGCCCGGCGCATCCCGACCATCTCCTTGCTCAACAAGACAGTGGAGTACGAAGACGGCGAAGGCGGCGACGAAGAGGATTATGATGACCGCGACCACGATTACGGTCGGGGCCGAGACGATGACTGGGAGCGAGCTGAATAA
- the argS gene encoding arginine--tRNA ligase, producing MNFVEDIRRRILAAVKQALEEARKAGEVAFTQIPAFVLEVPREKQHGDFATNVAMLMAREARMNPRQLAEKIVAHIDRGDWLKDIQVAGPGFINFTLHHSWLYPVLPAVQQSDAVYGASDAGAGRRVQVEFVSANPTGLLHMGNARGAALGDTLANLLRLAGFDVQKEFYINDAGNQIENFGKSLEARYLQLLGRDVPFPEEGYHGEDIVETMRGLIAKESDKYLNMESSLRREMLVKYALREKLDAIRQTLERFGVIYDVWFSEQSLHDSGAIQRTLETLRANGYIYENEGALWFKATALGEEKDEVLVRSNGIPTYFAADIAYHKNKFDRGFDWVINIWGADHHGHVSRMKNAVQAVGYDPQKLDVILMQLVRLYKGGEIVRMSKRTGQYITLDELVEEVGKDAARFFFVMRGADSHLDFDLDLAKSQSSENPVFYVQYAHARICSILRTAQEAGYVVPQGSHDEGGLDLSVLDHPAEIALIRKIADLPDEVARAATQMEPHRMARYAQDLAALFHSFYTHCRVLTDEKELRDARLLLVDDSRIVLRNVLHCMGLTAPERM from the coding sequence GTGAACTTCGTTGAAGATATTCGCCGCCGCATCTTGGCTGCTGTCAAGCAAGCGCTGGAAGAGGCCCGCAAGGCCGGGGAAGTCGCCTTTACTCAAATTCCGGCCTTCGTGCTGGAAGTGCCTCGTGAAAAACAACATGGCGATTTTGCCACCAACGTGGCCATGTTGATGGCCCGGGAGGCCCGCATGAACCCCCGCCAATTGGCGGAAAAGATCGTCGCTCACATCGACCGGGGCGATTGGCTGAAAGACATCCAGGTGGCCGGTCCCGGTTTCATCAATTTTACCCTGCATCATTCCTGGCTCTACCCGGTCCTCCCGGCGGTCCAACAGTCCGACGCCGTCTACGGCGCCTCTGACGCCGGCGCCGGACGGCGGGTGCAAGTCGAGTTTGTCAGCGCCAACCCGACGGGCCTGCTGCACATGGGCAACGCCCGCGGCGCCGCCCTCGGCGACACCCTGGCCAACCTGCTCCGCCTGGCCGGTTTTGATGTGCAAAAAGAGTTTTACATCAACGACGCCGGCAACCAGATCGAAAACTTCGGCAAGTCCTTGGAAGCTCGCTATCTGCAACTGCTCGGCCGCGATGTGCCCTTCCCCGAAGAGGGCTATCACGGCGAAGACATCGTCGAGACGATGCGCGGACTGATCGCCAAAGAAAGCGACAAGTACCTCAACATGGAGTCCTCCCTGCGCCGGGAGATGCTCGTCAAGTACGCCCTGCGGGAGAAACTGGACGCCATTCGCCAGACCCTGGAGCGCTTCGGCGTCATCTATGACGTCTGGTTCTCCGAGCAGTCCCTCCACGATTCCGGCGCCATCCAGCGGACGCTGGAGACGCTGCGCGCCAACGGCTACATCTATGAAAACGAAGGCGCTCTCTGGTTCAAGGCGACGGCCCTCGGCGAGGAGAAGGACGAGGTGCTCGTCCGTTCCAACGGCATCCCCACCTACTTCGCCGCCGACATCGCCTATCACAAAAACAAGTTCGACCGCGGCTTCGATTGGGTGATCAACATCTGGGGCGCCGACCACCATGGTCACGTCTCGCGGATGAAAAACGCCGTCCAGGCCGTCGGCTATGACCCGCAGAAGCTCGACGTCATCCTGATGCAACTGGTGCGTCTCTACAAGGGCGGCGAGATCGTCCGCATGTCCAAGCGAACCGGCCAGTACATCACCCTCGACGAACTGGTCGAAGAGGTCGGCAAAGACGCGGCCCGGTTCTTCTTCGTCATGCGCGGCGCCGACTCTCACCTCGACTTTGACCTGGACCTGGCCAAGAGCCAGTCCTCGGAAAACCCCGTCTTCTACGTCCAATACGCCCACGCCCGCATCTGCTCGATCCTGCGCACCGCCCAGGAAGCGGGCTACGTCGTGCCGCAGGGTTCCCACGATGAGGGCGGCCTCGACCTGTCCGTCCTCGATCACCCCGCCGAGATCGCCCTGATTCGCAAGATCGCCGACCTGCCCGACGAAGTGGCCCGCGCGGCGACCCAGATGGAGCCCCACCGCATGGCCCGCTACGCCCAAGACCTGGCCGCCCTCTTCCACAGCTTCTACACTCACTGCCGCGTCCTCACCGATGAAAAGGAATTGCGCGACGCCCGCCTCCTCCTCGTCGACGACTCGCGCATCGTCCTGCGCAACGTCCTCCATTGCATGGGTTTGACAGCACCAGAGCGTATGTAG
- a CDS encoding Crp/Fnr family transcriptional regulator, producing the protein MKAIDALASLPEEVLRQLAARVGERVLKKRQPLLQEGEVADAVYFLHEGKVRLAKMNPDGQEKVVSIVDPGDIFGEIAAFDPGASPYTAETMEPVRVSRLPVEEFRQLVADHPALAAACLQVEARRLRQAYRHMKNLALLDTYGRVAARLYKLAHDYGVPDSRGTRIDFNLTRQELAQIVGTSRETVSRILAEYERLEILEVERQQIVICDMEELKSRATGGR; encoded by the coding sequence TTGAAAGCGATCGACGCGTTGGCCTCTTTGCCGGAGGAGGTTTTGCGGCAGTTGGCCGCCCGGGTGGGGGAACGGGTGTTGAAAAAACGCCAGCCCCTGTTGCAGGAGGGAGAGGTGGCCGATGCGGTCTACTTCCTCCATGAGGGGAAGGTGCGGCTGGCCAAGATGAACCCTGACGGGCAGGAGAAGGTGGTGTCGATCGTCGATCCCGGCGACATCTTCGGTGAGATCGCCGCCTTTGACCCGGGAGCGAGCCCCTATACGGCGGAGACGATGGAACCGGTCCGTGTGAGCCGGCTGCCGGTGGAGGAGTTCCGGCAGTTGGTGGCGGACCACCCGGCGTTGGCGGCAGCTTGCCTGCAGGTGGAGGCGCGGCGGCTCCGTCAGGCCTACCGGCATATGAAAAATCTCGCCCTCCTCGACACCTATGGCCGGGTGGCGGCCCGTCTCTATAAGCTGGCCCATGATTACGGCGTGCCGGACAGCCGGGGAACACGCATCGATTTCAACCTGACCCGTCAGGAACTGGCCCAGATCGTGGGCACCTCGCGGGAAACGGTCTCCCGCATCCTGGCCGAGTATGAGCGGCTGGAGATCCTGGAGGTGGAGCGCCAGCAGATCGTCATCTGCGACATGGAGGAGTTAAAGTCGCGGGCTACGGGTGGACGGTGA
- a CDS encoding lipid II:glycine glycyltransferase FemX produces MNVRELGIQDKERFNRFMAEHPKGHVLQSWEWGDVKSRTGWQPHRLMVEEEGTPLAAVSILKRRIPALGKHIFYAPRGPVIDPARPDVADRLLEGIAALARREKAVFLKIDPDVIEPAPAWTDYLRSRGFRLVDKGEGFEGVQPRHVFRLDISDDLEQVFARFHQKTRYNIRLAEKKGVVVDENCGKEELPGFYQVLKETCERDDFLVRAYSYFEDMWDNLVPAGMAKLFIARYQGEVIAGTLAFILGDKAWYIYGASSNRHRNVMPNYLLQWKMISWAKANGCTLYDFRGVPGHVGEDHPLYGLVRFKRGFNGDYVGFIGEYDRVYQPFFYHFWNVAEPMYQNLVRKILSRRKGS; encoded by the coding sequence TTGAACGTTCGCGAACTGGGCATCCAGGACAAGGAGCGTTTCAACCGGTTTATGGCAGAGCACCCGAAAGGCCATGTCCTCCAGTCCTGGGAGTGGGGCGACGTGAAGTCCCGCACGGGCTGGCAGCCGCACCGGCTGATGGTGGAGGAGGAGGGAACGCCGCTGGCGGCGGTCTCCATCCTGAAACGGCGCATCCCGGCATTGGGCAAACATATCTTCTACGCCCCCCGGGGACCGGTCATCGACCCGGCGCGGCCCGATGTGGCCGACCGGCTGCTGGAAGGGATCGCGGCGCTGGCCCGCCGGGAAAAGGCTGTTTTTCTCAAAATCGATCCCGATGTCATCGAACCGGCGCCGGCGTGGACCGACTACCTCCGGTCGCGCGGCTTCCGGCTCGTCGATAAGGGCGAAGGCTTTGAAGGCGTTCAACCGCGCCATGTCTTTCGCCTCGACATATCGGACGACCTGGAGCAAGTCTTTGCCCGTTTTCATCAGAAAACGCGCTATAACATACGGCTGGCCGAAAAAAAGGGCGTTGTCGTCGATGAGAACTGCGGCAAAGAGGAACTGCCTGGCTTTTATCAGGTCTTGAAGGAGACCTGTGAGCGCGACGACTTCCTCGTGCGCGCCTACTCCTATTTTGAAGACATGTGGGACAACCTGGTGCCTGCGGGGATGGCGAAGCTGTTCATCGCCCGCTACCAGGGAGAGGTCATCGCCGGAACCCTCGCCTTTATCCTGGGCGACAAGGCCTGGTACATCTACGGCGCTTCGTCAAACCGCCACCGCAATGTCATGCCCAACTACCTGTTGCAGTGGAAGATGATCAGCTGGGCCAAAGCCAACGGCTGCACCCTCTATGATTTCCGCGGCGTGCCCGGCCATGTCGGCGAAGACCATCCCCTCTACGGGCTGGTTCGCTTCAAGCGCGGTTTCAACGGGGACTATGTCGGGTTTATCGGCGAATATGATCGAGTATACCAGCCCTTTTTCTATCACTTCTGGAATGTGGCCGAGCCCATGTACCAGAATCTAGTGCGCAAGATCCTCTCCCGGCGGAAGGGATCCTGA
- the sppA gene encoding signal peptide peptidase SppA: MAKRKQWVVGAILAVAALSVLLVLFRPGGHRSGDPPAGNRVAVVRLEGMIADAGGGGGLLGGQAGSNDVLETLRQLQGNKGIKAVVLRINSPGGTSAASQEIGREVDRLRESGKVVVASMGDVAASGGYWVASRADKIVANPATTTGSIGVILDLANLTELYQKVGYRANVIKSGPYKDIASSARDMTPEEREILQGMVNDIYAQFIDVVAEGRKMPVERVRALADGRVFTGRQAKELGLVDELGNFYDAVALAASMAGIQGKPQIEEFGRESAIDRLFSGMNSRWNGASLSGQHLSVEEMAQILDLLKTKSPLP; encoded by the coding sequence TTGGCAAAAAGGAAACAGTGGGTTGTGGGCGCGATCCTGGCGGTAGCGGCTCTTTCGGTGCTCCTCGTCCTCTTCCGGCCCGGCGGCCACCGTTCCGGCGATCCTCCGGCGGGCAACAGGGTGGCTGTGGTGCGGCTGGAAGGGATGATCGCCGATGCCGGCGGCGGTGGCGGGCTGTTAGGCGGCCAGGCTGGTTCCAACGATGTGCTGGAGACGCTACGCCAACTGCAAGGGAACAAAGGCATCAAAGCCGTCGTGCTGCGCATCAATTCGCCCGGGGGGACATCGGCGGCCTCCCAGGAGATCGGCCGTGAGGTGGACCGCCTCCGCGAGAGCGGCAAGGTGGTCGTCGCCTCCATGGGTGATGTGGCCGCCTCCGGCGGGTACTGGGTGGCGTCCCGGGCGGACAAGATTGTGGCCAACCCGGCGACCACCACCGGATCGATCGGGGTGATCCTCGATCTGGCCAACCTGACGGAGCTTTACCAGAAGGTGGGCTACCGGGCCAACGTGATCAAGAGCGGACCCTACAAAGACATCGCCTCATCGGCGCGGGACATGACACCGGAAGAACGGGAGATCCTCCAGGGCATGGTCAACGATATTTACGCCCAGTTCATCGACGTGGTGGCGGAAGGCCGCAAAATGCCTGTCGAGCGGGTGCGCGCCCTGGCCGACGGTCGGGTCTTCACCGGGCGGCAGGCGAAGGAATTGGGGCTGGTGGACGAACTGGGCAACTTCTATGACGCCGTGGCGTTGGCGGCGTCGATGGCGGGGATCCAAGGAAAACCGCAGATCGAGGAGTTTGGCCGGGAATCGGCGATTGATCGCCTGTTTTCTGGCATGAACAGCCGCTGGAACGGCGCCAGCCTATCGGGACAGCATCTTTCTGTCGAAGAGATGGCGCAAATCCTGGACCTGCTGAAGACCAAAAGTCCCCTGCCCTAA
- a CDS encoding DUF1934 domain-containing protein gives MRKDVLVSVLGTQRNDVGETDTIHLVTEGKMFIKPNSYYIVYNESEISGMEGTTTSLKIETNRVTLNRMGRSELKQTFEEGVLNESIYVTPYGSMHMGVIPSKVQVDLGDRGGSINLEYELQFDQRKLSDNSLLITVKEENRFSELR, from the coding sequence ATGAGGAAAGACGTACTGGTATCGGTTCTGGGAACCCAAAGGAACGACGTTGGGGAAACAGACACCATCCATCTCGTCACCGAAGGAAAGATGTTCATCAAGCCCAACTCCTATTACATCGTCTATAACGAATCTGAAATATCCGGGATGGAAGGCACCACCACCTCCCTCAAGATCGAAACGAACCGCGTCACCTTAAACCGAATGGGCCGTTCGGAACTGAAACAGACCTTCGAAGAAGGCGTCCTCAATGAGTCCATCTACGTCACCCCCTACGGCAGCATGCACATGGGCGTCATCCCCTCCAAGGTGCAGGTGGACCTGGGCGACCGAGGTGGCTCCATTAATTTGGAATATGAACTGCAGTTCGATCAGCGGAAACTGAGCGATAACTCGCTCTTGATTACGGTGAAGGAGGAAAATAGATTCAGTGAACTTCGTTGA
- a CDS encoding response regulator, which produces MGDTHGVLVVDDQKGVRRLLQEAFRMAGIPVETAASGPEALEKLGTTEYSLMLIDVKMPGMTGVEALAEARRRGHRLRVVLMTAYEELPLLKEARDLDILDHVMKPFDVMELTRKILCWRTTPS; this is translated from the coding sequence ATGGGAGACACCCATGGGGTATTGGTCGTTGACGATCAAAAAGGTGTGCGCCGCTTATTGCAAGAAGCCTTCCGTATGGCCGGCATCCCTGTGGAGACCGCCGCCAGCGGGCCCGAGGCGCTGGAGAAGCTGGGGACGACGGAGTACTCCCTGATGCTGATCGACGTCAAGATGCCGGGCATGACCGGTGTGGAGGCGCTGGCGGAAGCGCGGCGGAGGGGCCATAGGCTGCGGGTCGTTTTAATGACCGCCTATGAGGAGCTCCCCCTGCTCAAGGAAGCGCGCGACCTTGACATCTTAGACCATGTGATGAAACCCTTCGATGTGATGGAACTGACGCGGAAAATTCTCTGCTGGCGAACAACTCCTTCTTAA